AGGATCATCGCCATGCCCTGGCCGCCACCGACACACATGGTGATCAGGCCGGTGGACTTGTCGTGCCACTGCAGCGAGTTGATCAGCGTGTTCTGCAGGCGGGCGCCGGTCATGCCGAACGGGTGACCGACGGCGATCGCGCCGCCGTTGACGTTGAGCTTCTCGATCGGGATGCCGAGGTCCTCGGCGGAGGGCAGCACCTGCGCGGCGAAGGCCTCGTTGATCTCGGCGAGGTCGATGTCGTCGATCGACATGCCGGCGTGCTTGAGCGCGTTGCGGGTCGCCTCGACCGGGCCGAGGCCCATGATCTCGGGGGAGAGGCCGGAGACGCCGGTCGACACGATCCGGGCGAGCGGGGTCAGGCCCAGCTCGGCGGCCTTCGTGTCGGACATGATCACGACCGCGGCGGCGCCGTCGTTGAGGGCGCAGCAGTTGCCGGCGGTGACCACGCCGTCGGGGCGGAAGACCGGCTGCAGCTCGGAGAGGGCCTCGTAGGTGACGCCGGCGCGCGGGCCGTCGTCCTTGCTGACGACCGTGCCGTCGGCGAGGGTCACCGGGGTGATCTCGCGCTCCCAGAAGCCGTCCGCGATGGCCTTCTCGGCGAGGTTCTGCGAGCGGACGCCGAAGTGGTCGAGGTCCTCGCGCTTGAGGCCGCGGATGCTCGCGACGTTCTCGGCCGTCTGGCCCATCGCGATGTAGATGTCGGGGAGCAGGCCGTCCTCGCGCGGGTCGTGCCAGACCTTGCGGCCCTGGGCGTACTCCTCGGTGCGCACCTGGGCGTCGGCGAAGAGGGGGTTCTTGGTGTTCGGGATGTGGTCCGACGTACCGAACTGGAAGCGCGAGACGGTCTCGACACCGGCGGAGATGAACACATCGCCCTCGCCCGCCTTGATCGCGTGGAAGGCCATCCGCGAGGTCTGCACCGACGAGGAGCAGTAGCGGGTGATGGTCGCGCCGGGGATCTCGGTGCCCATCAGGGTGGTGACGATCCGCGCCATGTTGTTGCCGGCCTCGCCACCGGGCAGGCCGACGCCGAGGTAGAAGTCGTCGACGTCCTTCGGGTCGAGCGCGGGGACCTTGTCGAGGGCGGCCTGCGCGATGAACGCGGTGAGGTCGTCGGGGCGGAAGTCCTTCAACGAGCCCTTGTTCGCGCGGCCGATCGGGGTACGGGCGGCGGAAACAATGACGGCCTCGGGCATGGGCACTCCTCGGTGAGCGGTGGTAGTCGGAACCAGCACAGACTAGTAGGAGTGCATTGGAACAGGTTGCAGTCGTGGCGGACGCCACACTCCCGCCTGACGGGACGTGGTCACCCGCTCCGGCCCCGGTCCCCGCATGGAAGCATCGGGGCGTGCGGCACCGCTACGAATGCCCCCTGCGCTGGGCTGACCTCGACGTGCTCGGCCACGTCAACAACGTCCGATACGTCGACTACCTGCAGGAGGCGCGCAGCGCCTTGCTCCGGGCCTGCCTGCACGCGGCGGGCGTCGAGCGGCAGGAGGGCGTCGGGTACGTCGTCGTCCGGCACGAGGTGACCTTCCTGGCGCCGTTGCTGTTCCGCAGCAGCTCGGTCCTCATCGACTCGTGGGTCACCGAGATCCGGGGCGCGAGCTTCACCCTCGACCACGAGATCTTCCACGAGGCGGAGGACGGCGGCCGGGTCGTCTACGTGCGGGCCCGGACCGTGCTCGCGCCCTTCAGCCTCGAGTCCGGGCTGCCGCGCCGGATGGACGACGCGGCGCGGGCCGCCCTGGCGCCGTACGCCGAGGAGGGCGAGCGCACCCGCCCGCTCAAGGTCGACGTGCCGCGTGAGCACGCGGCGCACTACCCGGTCACGGTGCGCTTCTCCGACCTCGACATCTACCGTCACGTCAACAACGTCGTGTACTTCGAGTACTTCCAGGAGGCGCGGATCGCGCTCTTCGGCAAGCTGCGCGCGGCACTGCGGGAGTTCCCCCGGATCAACGTCGTCGTCGCCCAGACCGACCTCGAGTACGTCGCCCCGATCACCGCGCGCGCCGAGCCCTACGACTGCTGGTCGGTCGCG
Above is a genomic segment from Nocardioides aromaticivorans containing:
- a CDS encoding acetyl-CoA C-acetyltransferase, with protein sequence MPEAVIVSAARTPIGRANKGSLKDFRPDDLTAFIAQAALDKVPALDPKDVDDFYLGVGLPGGEAGNNMARIVTTLMGTEIPGATITRYCSSSVQTSRMAFHAIKAGEGDVFISAGVETVSRFQFGTSDHIPNTKNPLFADAQVRTEEYAQGRKVWHDPREDGLLPDIYIAMGQTAENVASIRGLKREDLDHFGVRSQNLAEKAIADGFWEREITPVTLADGTVVSKDDGPRAGVTYEALSELQPVFRPDGVVTAGNCCALNDGAAAVVIMSDTKAAELGLTPLARIVSTGVSGLSPEIMGLGPVEATRNALKHAGMSIDDIDLAEINEAFAAQVLPSAEDLGIPIEKLNVNGGAIAVGHPFGMTGARLQNTLINSLQWHDKSTGLITMCVGGGQGMAMILERMS
- a CDS encoding acyl-CoA thioesterase, giving the protein MRHRYECPLRWADLDVLGHVNNVRYVDYLQEARSALLRACLHAAGVERQEGVGYVVVRHEVTFLAPLLFRSSSVLIDSWVTEIRGASFTLDHEIFHEAEDGGRVVYVRARTVLAPFSLESGLPRRMDDAARAALAPYAEEGERTRPLKVDVPREHAAHYPVTVRFSDLDIYRHVNNVVYFEYFQEARIALFGKLRAALREFPRINVVVAQTDLEYVAPITARAEPYDCWSVATRMGNKSMVIESEIVDASGAAPRDGVLARSRVVLVFFDATTQQSVTPPPGYREAIVDSLGGPLAVPSA